In Nymphaea colorata isolate Beijing-Zhang1983 chromosome 10, ASM883128v2, whole genome shotgun sequence, the genomic stretch CGTTATTGGTGTGGTATGTGCTTCGAAGTATgaaacaccaccaccaccaccaacgaGTACAGCAACGAGGGGAGCAGCTTCGAGGATCTGCCTCCCCAACCAGAGTTCAGCACTTCTTCAATTCAAGCAGAGCCTTCTCATCTTACCTGATGCGCTGAGCTCATGGCAGCATAATGGATCCGACTGCTGTCACTGGAAAGGAGTTATTTGCAATAACCTCACTGGCTTCGTCATTGCATTGGAGATACCTTTTCATGATCTTGGCGTTTATGGATATGATCAAGATATCTATCTTAAAGGTGTCGCCCTTGACTCTTCCCTGTTCAAGCTTCGATATTTGCAACGTTTGGATCTCAGCTACAACCTATTGAACGGTATGATCCCCAAGAGACTCGTGGAACTCAGCCACCTAACACACCTCAATCTGTCCCATTGTGAGTTCTCTGGTCAGATCCCAATAGAGCTGTCCCAAATGACACGATTGGTCTCTCTTGATCTCTCTTATAATCCTCGCCTACTACTCCAGCATCCTAATTTCTTACAGCTTTTCAAGGGCTTAGTTCATTTGGAGCACCTTCGACTGGATAGAGCTGACGTCTCCATGAGCTTAAGAGAAGTAAGCATGACCTTGTCCTCATCTCAGGAACTGCAAACATTAAGCTTATCTGGGTGTAATATTTCTGGCACAATGGACGAATCACTTCTCCATTTTCAGTCGCTATCTTACTTGGATTTGGGGTCCAACCAACTTGAAAGTAGTATCCTTGAAGGTTTATGCTCGCTTGGGGACATCACTTCGTTAAGGCTTCGTGGAAATTTCATGACCGGAGCAATTCCGCCATGTCTTTTCAGTCTTCCCTCTTTAAAGGTGCTGGACCTCGGCGGCAACCATCTGAACTCACAAATCCCCAACCCAATCCCCTCCTCCCTAACTGAACTGGACCTAAGTGGCAACGGACTAACTGGGAGCATTCCCTCATCACTCTTCAACCTCTCCTTTCTAGAAACACTAGAGCTCAGCCACAATCTCCTAACAGAGAACATTCCTTCTTCCCACTTCAATCTCCCTTTCCTAAAAAAGTTAGTCCTCAGTGGGAATAGCCTAACTGGGACCATTCCATCATGGCTTTTCAACCTCTCCTCCTTAGAAGAACTAGACCTCAGTAGCAACCGTCTACTTCTGATTCCCTCAATGCTGTTCAATCCAATCTCACCATTAAACACAGTAAACCTTAGTGATAATTCCCTAAGTCGGAGTGTTCCCTCATGGCTTTTCAACCTCTCCTCCTTAGAGTCACTAGACCTTAGCAACAACTTCCTAACTGGGGTTCCCTCGCTGCTTTTCAACTCAAACTCCTCCTTAACAACACTAGATCTTTGTCACAACAACTTGATGGGCAGAATTCCTCCCTCGCTTTTCACCCTTCCTTCCTTAAGGAAACTAATCCTCGGAAGTAATAAGTTCAGTGATCTGCTCGCCAACTTTGACAATAACCTATACTCCCAGCACTTGGAATTCCTTCAGCTTGATCACAATTTTCTTAGTGGTGATATCTCTTCTTTTGTGAAGAGACTTCCTGCCTTGAAAAGCATTGACCTTTCCTCTAATTGTTTCAATGTTACCGttgatctttctttcctttttagtATCAAGGGCCTTGCTGCATTGGACCTTTCCAATAACACAAGGCTGACTGTTGATTCATCCCATTCCAGTGACGATGCCCAAGGTAGTTCCAAGGATTCTCCTGGGATTCAATCTTTAAAATTGAACTCTTGTAATATTCGGACTTTTCCGAGATTTGTCTGTAAACTTAGCAATCTTGTGGCTCTAGAACTTTCCAACAATAACATGGAAGGGGAGATACCATCTTGCCTGTGGTGGGAACTTAGTAGCTTTGATGCTCTGGTTCTTGATCATAACAAGCTACATGGTTTTGAAGAACCAGCCCATCGGATTAGCTTAGCTGCAGATGGCGGCCTTTTGTACATGTCTGTCTCCAATAATCGGATCGAAGGGGAAATTCCAACTTTCCTTTGCGATGTAGCACCAACGTTCTTGGACATGTCAGAGAATTCCTTGACGGGTGAGATACCGGATTGCCTTGGTAAACATGTGGCTGTACTGAATTTGAGAAAGAATCAACTAGGAGGCCAAATTCCCGATGAATTCAAGTCAGGGCTTCTCATGTTTGTCGCCTTGAGTGACTACTTACTCACTGGCAAAATTCCAAGGTCTCTCTTCAATCGCTCATCTTTGAGGGTCCTCGATCTAGGAAACAACAAGTTGAACGACTCTTTTCCTTCACAGCTAGGCCAACTGGGCATGCTTCAAGTGCTGATTTTGAGATCCAACCATCTACATGGACCTATTACAGTTAACACTTCTCAGCAAGAATTTCATTGATTAAAGATCTTCGACATATCTAACAATTACTTTTCAGGGTCTCTCCCACATGAGTTGTTTCAAGGCTTCAAGGCCATGATGTCAGGTACCAAAGAGaatgaaattgagttctttgaaATCGGCTTGACCTTCTTGAGTGGGTATTGGGAACGGGATGTTGACCTGTACGTGGAGGAAACAATCAAGGGAGAATATCGTTTGTTTAAAGAGGTCAAGAGGGACTTGACTATCATAGACCTATCTAGCAATAATTTCACAGGCCGAATTCCTGAAGAGATAGGGTCCTTGACGTCCttatacatattaaacatttCTAGAAACCATCTAGTTGGCTCCATCCCCGAGTCATTTGGAAAGTTGCAGCAGATGGAGTCGTTAGATCTCTCTCACAACCAGTTATCGGGAGTTATACCAGGGGAGCTATCTGAACTCACATTTCTTGCAGTCTTGGACCTGTCATACAATGACTTGCATGGGATGATACCACAAGGAAACCAGTTTAGTACTTTTCCGGCATCTTCTTTTGAAGGAAACCCGAAGCTCTGTGGACTACAGGTGAACAGGTCTTGCTCTCATGTTGTAGAAGTTGGCTCTCATGCTGGAGGAGATGGCCTCGTTGATGAGGAAAACAAGCAAATAAAAGAGAAGGGATGGAAGTATGGATCAGTAGGATTCGGTTTTGCAGTTGGCTTGGTGATCACAACTGTCCCTTCTTGTTCATGAACAAAGTGACAGATTGCTATTGGGATCGAACTGACAGGATGGTAGACTTCATCCTGCAGCGGGTTTTCCCTTCTCGATTTGGCAGGCGTAGGCATTGAGCGGTCAGGTTCTCCTCTTGAATCAAGATTGGCTCCAGTTTTCTGGTGCTAGTGAAGTCCATCTTGGTTGGCATGTGTGTTCCCTATGATCCGACACAAAGTTTTTTAACCCAAGGCCCTGTGATTGACCAACCATAATCCATGTGTCTATAGCTGCAATATGGCTTTCTTTTgcctttcttcttgtttttgtttcgtTTTGCCCTTTTTTGGTGTAGCTGATtgtaaattcaataaaaatttcaCTGAATCCTCAGATGGTGAAAAGCAAAAAGTTGGTtgttcatgaaaatgaaaggctTTTGTCAAACACTTGATCAAAGTGAATGTTACTTATATGACTTAAAAATGAgcgatgcattttatttttctcctgtAGATGACATTCAGGGTGACGCCTTGTCACCCTGTTTCATTTCTAATTGAAATCCCACACAGCAGAATGAAGGAGCTCGTGAATTGGTTTTAGAAATTAGGTTTGGATCAAGTAAAAAGCGCGTCTGTAATATATAGAATCGctaaaagtgaaaaaggaaacaaaaaaaaaaaaggaacagcattttttcagttttcaaaagagaaatgCAGTTGCTTGTTCCCATATGATCTCCACTAACAAGGGCACCGTTAATTGCTTTACTTTTTATCATCGTTCCTAATTGCAGCTTTACTTGGATTAATTAATCGGATTCACATATATTGAGCTGTTTTAGAATTATATCCAAGTTTGAAAACGGACAGAGATGCAATGGAATTCGGATATGTTGTGTCCAATAACTGAGAGAAAGCCGATGAGCAAATTTGAATATGCTAATAAGAAAGCAGCACGGTTGAAATTATCCAGACATCTAATCCCAACTACAACTCAAGTCCAtgaactcagggtagttttttttttaatatctggAAACGTTAAATTAGTCGCATTTTGCCAACAAGTGAtgaagttaaatgaaaaaacaaaactttccTCATCGTGTTTTTCTACTGCCTAAATTGGAGACCCTC encodes the following:
- the LOC116262676 gene encoding receptor like protein 23-like, which encodes MHFYLIQRSKSVVALHHGPRCRSNSSSTESIVAMQKHHYFMGLFVIGVVCASKYETPPPPPTSTATRGAASRICLPNQSSALLQFKQSLLILPDALSSWQHNGSDCCHWKGVICNNLTGFVIALEIPFHDLGVYGYDQDIYLKGVALDSSLFKLRYLQRLDLSYNLLNGMIPKRLVELSHLTHLNLSHCEFSGQIPIELSQMTRLVSLDLSYNPRLLLQHPNFLQLFKGLVHLEHLRLDRADVSMSLREVSMTLSSSQELQTLSLSGCNISGTMDESLLHFQSLSYLDLGSNQLESSILEGLCSLGDITSLRLRGNFMTGAIPPCLFSLPSLKVLDLGGNHLNSQIPNPIPSSLTELDLSGNGLTGSIPSSLFNLSFLETLELSHNLLTENIPSSHFNLPFLKKLVLSGNSLTGTIPSWLFNLSSLEELDLSSNRLLLIPSMLFNPISPLNTVNLSDNSLSRSVPSWLFNLSSLESLDLSNNFLTGVPSLLFNSNSSLTTLDLCHNNLMGRIPPSLFTLPSLRKLILGSNKFSDLLANFDNNLYSQHLEFLQLDHNFLSGDISSFVKRLPALKSIDLSSNCFNVTVDLSFLFSIKGLAALDLSNNTRLTVDSSHSSDDAQGSSKDSPGIQSLKLNSCNIRTFPRFVCKLSNLVALELSNNNMEGEIPSCLWWELSSFDALVLDHNKLHGFEEPAHRISLAADGGLLYMSVSNNRIEGEIPTFLCDVAPTFLDMSENSLTGEIPDCLGKHVAVLNLRKNQLGGQIPDEFKSGLLMFVALSDYLLTGKIPRSLFNRSSLRVLDLGNNKLNDSFPSQLGQLGSLPHELFQGFKAMMSGTKENEIEFFEIGLTFLSGYWERDVDLYVEETIKGEYRLFKEVKRDLTIIDLSSNNFTGRIPEEIGSLTSLYILNISRNHLVGSIPESFGKLQQMESLDLSHNQLSGVIPGELSELTFLAVLDLSYNDLHGMIPQGNQFSTFPASSFEGNPKLCGLQVNRSCSHVVEVGSHAGGDGLVDEENKQIKEKGWKYGSVGFGFAVGLVITTVPSCS